The Bubalus bubalis isolate 160015118507 breed Murrah chromosome 16, NDDB_SH_1, whole genome shotgun sequence genome window below encodes:
- the LOC102405269 gene encoding olfactory receptor 9Q2, translating into MGRWGLRLHRQTAEWMPGRNSTVVTEFLLTVFADHPHWGLLLFAVFLGFYLLTLLGNCGMILLICQDRRLHTPMYFFLGHLALVDICYSSTIVPQVLGVLLERGVVLSRVRCAAQFFLFTFFASTDCYLLAIMAYDRCVAVCRPLLYVTIVTEKARWVLVAGAYTAGFSSALIRTVTAFTLSFCGNNQIDFLFCDLPPLLKLSCGDSYTQEVVIIVFAVLVMPACILIILVSYVFIVLAIVRMRSSGGRAKTFSTCASHLAAVALFFGTLIFMYLRDNSGQSSEADRVVSVLYTVVSPMLNPLIYSLRNKEVKEAVLKSLSRPKVSGRS; encoded by the coding sequence ATGGGGCGCTGGGGTCTCCGCCTTCACAGGCAAACCGCTGAGTGGATGCCTGGCAGGAATTCCACGGTAGTGACGGAATTCCTCTTGACGGTGTTCGCTGACCACCCCCACTGGGGGCTTCTGCTCTTCGCGGTCTTTCTGGGTTTCTACCTGCTCACTCTGCTGGGGAACTGTGGAATGATCCTCCTGATCTGCCAGGATCGCCGgctgcacacccccatgtacttcttcctcggCCACCTCGCCCTCGTGGACATCTGCTACTCGTCCACCATCGTCCCCCAGGTGCTGGGGGTCCTGCTGGAACGCGGCGTCGTCCTCTCCAGGGTGCGCTGCGCCGCCCAGttcttcctcttcaccttcttcgCATCCACGGACTGCTACCTCCTGGCCATCATGGCCTACGACCGCTGCGTGGCCGTGTGCCGCCCCCTGCTCTATGTCACCATCGTGACCGAGAAGGCCCGCTGGGTTTTGGTCGCGGGGGCGTACACGGCGGGCTTCTCCAGCGCCTTGATTCGAACGGTCACCGCCTTCACGCTCTCCTTTTGCGGGAACAACCAGATCGACTTTCTTTTCTGTGACCTCCCCCCTCTGTTAAAGCTCTCCTGTGGGGACAGCTACacccaggaggtggtgatcattGTGTTTGCCGTTTTGGTTATGCCTGCTTGTATCCTGATCATCTTGGTTTCCTACGTGTTCATCGTCCTGGCCATTGTGCGGATGCGCTCTTCCGGGGGCCGCGCCAAGACCTTCTCTACCTGCGCCTCCCACCTCGCTGCTGTGGCTCTCTTCTTTGGGACCCTCATCTTCATGTATCTGCGGGACAACTCGGGCCAGTCCTCGGAGGCGGACAGGGTGGTGTCGGTGCTGTACACGGTGGTGAGCCCGATGCTGAACCCTCTCATTTACAGCCTGCGGAACAAGGAGGTCAAGGAGGCGGTCCTGAAATCCTTGAGCCGACCGAAGGTTTCTGGAAGGTCctag
- the LOC112579593 gene encoding olfactory receptor 1S1-like, whose amino-acid sequence MHQGNQTSVSEFLLLGLSTQPEQQELLFALFLAMYLATVVGNGLIILAIGLDSYLHTPMYLFLANLAFADISSISTSVPKMLMNIQTKSPSISYESCVTQMYFSIVFVVIDNFLLGVMACDRFVAICRPLNYTAIMGPGLCLWLTAIPWVLSNAVALTHSLLLLQLVFCDGNALPHFFCDLAPLLRLSCSDTIANELVLFVVGSSVITLPFALTLISYVCIVRAVLRLSPTEGQWKAFSTCGSHLTVVFLFYGTIEGVYFFPSSSDPDNRDKIGAVLFTVVIPMMNPFIYSLRNKDMKGALRGLLHGKRALPVMP is encoded by the coding sequence ATGCATCAAGGAAACCAAACAAGCGTCTCTGAATTCCTCCTCCTGGGACTCTCCACCCAACCTGAGCAGCAGGAGCTCCTCTTTGCGCTTTTCCTGGCTATGTACCTGGCCACTGTGGTGGGGAATGGGCTCATCATTCTGGCCATCGGCTTGGACTCTTACCTTCACACCCCCATGTACCTCTTCCTCGCCAACCTAGCCTTTGCTGATATTTCCTCCATTTCCACCTCAGTCCCCAAAATGCTGATGAATATTCAGACCAAAAGTCCATCCATCTCCTATGAGAGCTGCGTCACACAGATGTATTTTTCTATTGTCTTTGTTGTCATTGACAACTTCCTCTTGGGTGTCATGGCCTGTGACCGCTTTGTGGCTATCTGCCGCCCTCTGAACTACACGGCCATCATGGGACCCGGGCTCTGCCTTTGGCTGACTGCCATCCCCTGGGTCCTCAGTAATGCTGTTGCCCTGACACACAGCCTTCTGCTCCTTCAACTGGTCTTCTGTGATGGCAATGCCCTCCCGCACTTCTTCTGTGACTTGGCCCCGCTGCTCAGGCTGTCCTGCTCAGACACAATAGCCAATGAGCTCGTGCTCTTTGTCGTGGGCTCGTCGGTCATCACCCTGCCCTTCGCCCTCACCCTCATCTCCTACGTCTGCATCGTCAGGGCTGTCCTGAGACTCTCACCCACAGAGGGGCAGTggaaagccttctccacctgtggctcTCACCTGACAGTCGTGTTCCTCTTCTATGGGACCATCGAAGGGGTCTACTTCTTCCCTTCATCCTCTGACCCTGACAACAGAGACAAGATTGGGGCAGTGCTGTTCACCGTGGTGATCCCCATGatgaaccccttcatctacagcctgaggaacaagGACATGAAAGGGGCCCTGAGGGGACTCCTCCATGGGAAAAGGGCTCTCCCTGTGATGCCCTGA